Part of the Janibacter endophyticus genome is shown below.
AGCTCAAGCAGCCGACCGGCTACGACCGGCTCTGCCACGGCAAGACCCGCGAGGAGCGGGCCGAGCTCGAGGGCTTCTCCGAGACGCCCGTCGTGCGGATGCTCGTCCCCGACGACGCGCCGACGACCTTCGAGGACGTCATCCGTGGGACCGTCTCGGCGCCGCGACCGGACGACCAGGTGATCCTCAAGGCCGACGGCTTCCCGACCTACCACCTCGCCGTCGTCGTCGACGACCACGAGATGGGCATCACCCACGTCGTGCGCGGTGAGGAGTGGATCTCCTCGACGCCCAAGCACGTCCTGCTCTACCAGTGGCTCGGCCTCACCCCGCCGAGGTTCGCGCACATGCCGTTGCTGCGCAACGAGAACAAGTCGAAGATCTCCAAGCGCAAGAACCCCTGGGCCCGTCTCGCGTGGTTCCAGGAGCAGGGCTACCTGCCCGAGGCGGTCGTGAACTTCCTCGGCCTGCTGGCCTACCCGCCGGCGAAGGGGGAGGACGGCAGCGACGTCGAGAAGTTCACCTTCGAGGAGTTCAGCCGGGACTTCGCGTGGAGCAAGGTCAACACGGTCGGCCCGATCTTCGACCTCAAGAAGCTCGACTGGCTCAACGGGCAGTACATCCGGGACCTCGAGCTCGGCGACCTCACGAGCCGGCTCGTCCCCTTCCTCCAGGCCGACGGGGTGCTCGGCGAGAGCCCGACGATGGGGGAGCTCGCGCGGCTCAAGAGCATCGCCGAGCAGATCCAGACCCGGGTCAACCTGCTCTCGGAGGCCGCGCCCATGGTGCGACCCTTCTACGTCGCCGACGACGAGCTGGAGCTCGCGCAGGACGCGCTCGACGGCCTCAAGGACGACGCGCCGGCGGTGCTCGACGCAGCCATCGCCGCGCTCGACGGGCTGCACAAGCCCGACGGTGTGCTCGGTGAGAACATCGCCGCGAACCAGTGGCACGCGCCGCAGATCGAGGCCGCGCTGCGCGAGGCGATCGTCGAGGGCATGGGCATCAAGCCGCGCTTCGCGTTCGGCCCGCTGCGCACCGCCGTCTCGGGGCAGCGGATCAGCCCGCCGCTCTTCGAGTCGATGGAGATCCTCGGCAAGCCGTCGACGATGGCGCGGCTGCGAGGGCTGCGGGAGCGGCTCGGCTGAGGCGATTTGGGACCGGCGGGCACGGCCGCTAAGATCGACCCTCGGTGCGCTGCCCGCGCGGGTTCTCCTCCGGGAGAAGAACGAAGGGGCAGTGATACCCCTTGGGGTATGGTGTAATTGGCAACACAGCTGATTCTGGTTCAGTCGTTCTAGGTTCGAGTCCTGGTACCCCAGCGCTGCTTCTCCGCTCCGGCGGAGGAGATGCGGATTTCGGAGATCCTCCCCTCACCGGGTAAGGTTTCCTCCGTTGTCCTGGTCGGTTCGCCGGCCGATCAGCACACATGGCCCCGTTGTGTAGTGGCCTAGCACGCCGCCCTCTCAAGGCGGTAGCGCGGGTTCGAATCCCGTCGGGGCTACATCGGTCGGAGACCCTCGCTCATCGAGCGGGGGTCTTCGTCGTTCCGGTGCGGCAGGATGACGCCATGCCTGAGATCCCCACCTCCTTCGACCTCGGTGACCTCCGTCTCGGGGTGGCCACGGCGGCTGTCCAGATCGAGGGCGGCGACCGGGCCAACAGCTGGTACGACTGGTCGATGATCCCCGGGCGCATCAAGGACGGCTCCACCCCGCTGCGCAGCACCGGTCACTGGGAGCGGTGGCGCGAGGACACCGCGCTCATGTCACAGCTCGGGCTGGAGACCTACCGCATGGGCATCGAGTGGTCACGGGTCGAGCCCCGCCCGGGCGAGCTCGACCGCGAGGCGCTGGCCCGCTACCGCGAGGAGCTCGAGGCGGTGCGGGCGGCCGGCATCGAGCCGATGGTCACGCTGCACCACTTCAGCCATCCGTCGTGGTTCGAGGCGATGGGGGCGTGGGAGCACGACCGGGCGGTCGACACCTGGCTGCGGTTCGTGCGGGTCGTCGTCGCGGAGCTCCACGACGTCGTCACCGACTGGTGCACGATCAACGAGCCGAACGTCTACGCGGTCGGCGGCTACCTCTTCGGCAACTTCCCGCCCGGGCGGACCAACGCCTGGCTCGCGCTGCGGAAGGTGCTGCGGCACATGGCGATCGGGCACTGCCGCGCTTATCACCTGATCCACGAGATTGCGCCGCAGGCGCGCGTCGGCTTCGCCCACCACGTCCGCCCCTTCGCCCCCTTCGCCTCCGGCAACCCCGTCCACCGGGCGATGGCGAGGGTCAACGCCCACCTCTTCCAGGACGTGCTCACCGACGCGATGCTCGGCGGCTGCTTCGGCATCGAGCTCGGCGGGCAGCCGGACGACGTGACGCCCGGCGCGCACCACGACTACGTCGGGATCAACTACTACACGCGCAGCGCGGTCACAGGGATCTCGGACAACCGCTTCGAGGACGTGCCGGTCAACGACCTCGACTGGGAGATCTACCCGCAGGGGCTGCTCGAGGTGGTCGCGCCGATCGTGCAGCGCTACCCCGGTCCGATCTGGGTGACCGAGAACGGCACGTGCGACAACGACGACGCCTTCCGCGCGCGGTACCTCCATGAGCACCTCGCGACGATGGTGACGAGCGGGCTGCCCTTCGAGCGGTACTACCACTGGTGCTTCGTCGACAA
Proteins encoded:
- the gltX gene encoding glutamate--tRNA ligase, with product MTTPSTAPDATPRLRVAPSPTGDPHVGTAYMALFNLAFARQQGGRFVLRVEDTDRARFNPTSEAQLYDTLGWLGLRWDEGPDVGGPYAPYRQSERLETYRPYVERLIADGHAYHCWCSSERLAAMRDRQQKLKQPTGYDRLCHGKTREERAELEGFSETPVVRMLVPDDAPTTFEDVIRGTVSAPRPDDQVILKADGFPTYHLAVVVDDHEMGITHVVRGEEWISSTPKHVLLYQWLGLTPPRFAHMPLLRNENKSKISKRKNPWARLAWFQEQGYLPEAVVNFLGLLAYPPAKGEDGSDVEKFTFEEFSRDFAWSKVNTVGPIFDLKKLDWLNGQYIRDLELGDLTSRLVPFLQADGVLGESPTMGELARLKSIAEQIQTRVNLLSEAAPMVRPFYVADDELELAQDALDGLKDDAPAVLDAAIAALDGLHKPDGVLGENIAANQWHAPQIEAALREAIVEGMGIKPRFAFGPLRTAVSGQRISPPLFESMEILGKPSTMARLRGLRERLG
- a CDS encoding glycoside hydrolase family 1 protein; translation: MPEIPTSFDLGDLRLGVATAAVQIEGGDRANSWYDWSMIPGRIKDGSTPLRSTGHWERWREDTALMSQLGLETYRMGIEWSRVEPRPGELDREALARYREELEAVRAAGIEPMVTLHHFSHPSWFEAMGAWEHDRAVDTWLRFVRVVVAELHDVVTDWCTINEPNVYAVGGYLFGNFPPGRTNAWLALRKVLRHMAIGHCRAYHLIHEIAPQARVGFAHHVRPFAPFASGNPVHRAMARVNAHLFQDVLTDAMLGGCFGIELGGQPDDVTPGAHHDYVGINYYTRSAVTGISDNRFEDVPVNDLDWEIYPQGLLEVVAPIVQRYPGPIWVTENGTCDNDDAFRARYLHEHLATMVTSGLPFERYYHWCFVDNWEWDVGEAPRFGLVHLDWESGDRTVKESGRFYAQIIANRGVTEEMHARHVAPQAYRTA